In Synechococcus sp. A18-25c, a single window of DNA contains:
- a CDS encoding PAM68 family protein, giving the protein MAERRDPLPFEPRRSPSPSSGSQGIPREVADRMARRVAISTGVPSVLGMAVFVISYLLVSRGILDIPPGITLVASGFFFLLGLIGLSYGVLSASWEPQPGSLLGLEHLKPNLQRLRSSIKAQKQS; this is encoded by the coding sequence ATGGCTGAACGACGCGATCCGCTCCCTTTTGAACCGCGACGTTCTCCTTCACCGTCCAGTGGGAGTCAAGGAATTCCCAGGGAAGTGGCCGATCGAATGGCCCGCCGCGTCGCCATCTCCACCGGAGTTCCCTCCGTGCTGGGGATGGCCGTTTTTGTGATCAGCTACCTGCTGGTCAGTCGAGGCATTCTCGATATCCCGCCTGGGATCACTCTGGTGGCATCCGGTTTCTTTTTCCTGCTCGGGCTGATTGGCCTCAGCTACGGCGTGCTTTCCGCCAGCTGGGAGCCCCAGCCTGGGAGCCTGCTGGGGCTGGAACACCTCAAACCAAACCTTCAACGACTTCGCAGCTCGATCAAAGCGCAAAAACAGAGTTGA
- a CDS encoding ferritin — MTYTAPIQTSSNVATGPSGRAMAEPMSAELLEHMQAHLNMERQSAAAYFATAIWFAERELVGFANHLRDEGNQEQQHAAQFADYLISRGQTVVLDTIEPPCQQWSHCEAVVSDVFRMEADVTSSVLQLYKTAERDNDMRTTVFLDPIVEGQRLSEHEAAYLLGRVKFADNQPAALLVIDAELREKAAAPATLAG; from the coding sequence ATGACCTATACAGCACCCATCCAAACTTCCAGCAATGTGGCAACAGGCCCCTCAGGCCGAGCCATGGCCGAGCCGATGTCGGCCGAATTGCTCGAGCACATGCAGGCTCATCTCAATATGGAGCGCCAGTCTGCAGCGGCTTATTTCGCCACAGCCATCTGGTTCGCCGAACGAGAACTCGTTGGATTCGCCAACCATCTACGCGACGAAGGCAATCAAGAACAGCAGCATGCTGCACAGTTCGCCGACTATTTGATCTCCCGGGGTCAAACCGTGGTGCTCGACACCATTGAACCCCCCTGTCAGCAATGGAGTCACTGCGAAGCTGTGGTCTCGGACGTGTTTCGAATGGAAGCCGACGTCACATCATCTGTTCTGCAGCTTTACAAAACTGCCGAACGTGACAATGACATGAGAACCACTGTTTTTCTCGACCCAATTGTGGAAGGCCAAAGGCTCTCCGAACACGAGGCGGCTTATCTTCTCGGCCGCGTGAAATTTGCTGACAATCAACCGGCTGCTCTGCTGGTGATCGATGCGGAACTGCGCGAGAAAGCAGCAGCTCCGGCCACGCTGGCAGGCTGA
- a CDS encoding DNA polymerase III subunit alpha, whose protein sequence is MAFVPLHNHSDYSLLDGASQLPQMVERAKELGMPALALTDHGVMYGAVELLKLCRGTGVKPIIGNEMYVINGSIDDPQPKKERRYHLVVLAKNAVGYRNLVKLTSISHLRGMRGRGIFSRACIDKHLLQQYSEGLIVATACLGGEIPQAIMRERPDVARDVARWYQEVFGDDFYLEIQDHGSPEDRIVNVEIVKIARELGIKVVATNDAHYLTRNDVEAHDALLCVLTGKLISDEKRLRYTGTEYLKTEEEMGRLFADHLEPEVVQEAIANTVAVAEKVEDYDILGRYQMPRFPIPDGHTPITYLREVTEQGLRDRLGLSPADGIDEGYAERMAYELKIMEQMGFPTYFLVVWDYIRFAREQSIPVGPGRGSAAGSLVAYALGITNIDPVSNGLLFERFLNPERKSMPDIDTDFCIERRGEVIDYVTRRYGEEKVAQIITFNRMTSKAVLKDVARVLDIPYGDADRLAKLIPVVRGKPAKLKAMIGDTSPNPDFKERYDKDPIVKRWVDMAMRIEGTNKTFGVHAAGVVIAADPLDELVPLQRNNDGQVITQYFMEDVESMGLLKMDFLGLKNLTMIDKTLELVEQSSGERIDPDQLPPKDEGTFDLLARGDLEGIFQLESTGMRQIVRDLKPSSLEDISSILALYRPGPLDAGLIPKFINRKHGREAIDFAHSTLEPILSETYGIMVYQEQIMRIAQDLAGYSLGEADLLRRAMGKKKVSEMQKHRGIFVKGATERGVDEKVADELFDQMVLFAEYCFNKSHSTAYGAVTYQTAYLKAHYPVAYMAALLTVNAGASDKVQRYISNCNAMGIEVMPPDVNASGTDFTPLDNRILFGLSAVRNLGDGSIRALIRSRQSDGAFQSLADLCDRVPSSVLNRRSLEALIHCGALDALEPQANRAQLIADLDLLLDWAGSRARDRASGQGNLFDLMAVPADDASDSATDLSLAPKAAPVKDYHPSEKLKLEKDLVGFYLSDHPLKQLTAPARLLAPIGLGSLEEQADKAKVSAIAMVSEMRQVTTRKGDRMAILQLEDLTGSCEAVVFPKSYARLADHLMAEARLLIWAAVDRRDERVQLIVDDCRAIDDLRLLLVELDPDQACDVAVQHKLRECLHAHRPDQDELGVRVPVVAAVRRGPEVKYVRLGPQFCVKDVVAARQHLQDSSFTVSCSDPLMN, encoded by the coding sequence ATGGCATTTGTTCCCCTTCACAACCACAGCGACTACAGCCTGCTGGATGGCGCTTCTCAGCTGCCCCAAATGGTGGAGAGGGCCAAAGAGCTTGGAATGCCGGCTCTGGCACTCACTGACCATGGGGTGATGTACGGCGCTGTTGAGCTGCTGAAGCTGTGTCGAGGCACAGGGGTTAAGCCGATCATCGGCAATGAGATGTATGTCATCAATGGTTCGATTGATGACCCACAACCCAAGAAAGAGCGTCGTTATCACCTCGTGGTGCTGGCCAAAAATGCTGTCGGCTACCGCAATTTGGTCAAGCTCACCAGCATCAGTCACCTTCGGGGAATGCGCGGCCGAGGCATTTTTTCGCGCGCCTGCATCGATAAACACCTGCTGCAGCAATACAGCGAGGGACTGATCGTTGCCACCGCTTGTCTTGGCGGTGAAATCCCTCAGGCGATCATGCGGGAACGCCCCGATGTGGCCAGGGATGTCGCCCGTTGGTATCAGGAGGTTTTCGGCGACGATTTTTATCTGGAGATTCAGGATCATGGCTCTCCTGAAGATCGCATTGTCAACGTTGAGATCGTCAAGATCGCACGTGAACTCGGCATCAAGGTGGTGGCCACCAACGATGCCCACTACCTCACGCGCAACGACGTTGAGGCCCACGATGCGCTGCTTTGTGTGCTCACCGGAAAGCTGATCAGCGATGAGAAGCGTCTTCGCTACACGGGGACGGAATATCTCAAAACTGAAGAGGAGATGGGGCGCTTGTTTGCTGATCACCTCGAGCCGGAGGTGGTTCAAGAGGCGATTGCCAACACGGTGGCTGTGGCCGAAAAAGTTGAGGACTACGACATCCTTGGGCGCTATCAGATGCCGCGCTTCCCCATCCCTGACGGCCACACACCAATCACCTACCTGCGCGAAGTCACAGAGCAGGGCCTCCGTGATCGCCTTGGTTTGTCTCCGGCCGACGGCATCGACGAGGGGTATGCCGAGCGCATGGCCTACGAACTGAAGATCATGGAGCAGATGGGGTTCCCCACCTACTTCCTGGTGGTGTGGGACTACATCCGCTTTGCACGCGAACAGAGCATTCCGGTCGGCCCCGGTCGTGGGTCTGCGGCTGGATCGTTAGTGGCTTATGCGTTGGGCATCACCAATATTGATCCGGTGAGTAATGGTTTGCTGTTTGAGCGTTTTCTCAATCCTGAACGCAAGTCGATGCCTGATATCGACACCGACTTCTGCATCGAGCGTCGTGGCGAGGTGATCGACTACGTCACACGTCGCTATGGCGAAGAAAAGGTGGCGCAGATCATCACCTTCAACCGGATGACGTCGAAGGCTGTGCTGAAAGACGTGGCCAGGGTGCTCGATATTCCCTACGGAGATGCTGATCGCCTGGCCAAATTGATTCCAGTGGTGCGGGGCAAGCCGGCCAAGCTCAAGGCAATGATCGGGGATACATCACCGAACCCCGACTTTAAGGAGCGGTACGACAAAGATCCGATCGTGAAGCGATGGGTGGACATGGCGATGCGCATCGAGGGCACCAACAAAACCTTTGGCGTTCACGCTGCTGGTGTGGTGATTGCGGCCGATCCTCTCGATGAACTGGTTCCGCTTCAGCGCAACAACGATGGCCAGGTGATCACGCAGTACTTCATGGAAGACGTGGAGTCGATGGGTCTGTTGAAGATGGATTTTCTGGGGCTGAAAAACCTCACGATGATCGACAAGACCCTGGAGCTTGTGGAGCAGAGCAGCGGTGAACGCATCGATCCTGATCAGCTACCACCGAAGGATGAAGGCACCTTTGACTTGCTGGCCCGTGGCGACTTGGAAGGCATTTTCCAGCTTGAATCCACGGGGATGCGACAGATCGTCCGTGATCTGAAACCTTCGTCGCTGGAAGATATCTCCTCGATCCTGGCCCTTTACCGACCGGGTCCCCTGGATGCGGGGTTGATTCCCAAGTTCATCAACCGCAAGCACGGTCGCGAAGCCATTGACTTCGCCCACAGCACCTTGGAACCGATCCTGAGCGAGACCTACGGAATCATGGTGTACCAAGAGCAGATCATGCGCATTGCTCAGGATCTGGCCGGCTATTCCCTCGGTGAAGCCGATCTGCTGCGTCGTGCGATGGGTAAGAAAAAAGTGTCGGAGATGCAGAAGCATCGCGGCATCTTTGTGAAAGGCGCAACGGAACGCGGCGTGGATGAGAAGGTCGCCGATGAATTGTTCGACCAGATGGTGCTCTTCGCCGAGTACTGCTTCAACAAGAGCCACTCCACGGCTTATGGAGCAGTGACCTACCAGACGGCGTATCTGAAGGCGCATTACCCCGTCGCCTACATGGCTGCACTGCTCACCGTGAATGCAGGTGCCAGCGACAAAGTGCAGCGCTACATCTCGAACTGCAATGCCATGGGCATCGAGGTGATGCCCCCCGACGTGAATGCCTCGGGAACCGACTTCACACCGTTGGATAACCGCATTCTGTTTGGCCTGTCTGCCGTCCGAAATTTGGGAGATGGGTCCATCCGCGCACTCATTCGCTCCCGCCAGTCCGATGGGGCCTTCCAGTCATTGGCGGATCTGTGTGATCGCGTGCCCTCCAGTGTTCTCAATCGGCGCAGTCTCGAAGCCCTGATCCACTGTGGCGCTCTCGATGCCCTCGAGCCTCAGGCCAACCGTGCTCAATTAATCGCCGATCTTGATCTGCTGCTCGACTGGGCAGGATCCCGTGCCCGTGATCGCGCCAGTGGTCAGGGCAATCTTTTTGATCTGATGGCAGTGCCTGCCGACGATGCGTCAGACAGTGCCACTGATTTGAGTTTGGCGCCTAAGGCCGCTCCGGTGAAGGACTATCACCCCAGTGAAAAGCTCAAGCTGGAAAAAGACTTGGTGGGCTTCTACCTGTCTGATCACCCGCTCAAACAGCTCACAGCACCGGCTCGGTTGTTGGCTCCGATCGGCTTGGGGAGCCTCGAAGAGCAAGCCGATAAGGCCAAGGTGAGTGCGATTGCCATGGTGAGTGAGATGCGTCAGGTCACCACCCGCAAGGGTGACCGGATGGCGATTCTTCAGCTCGAGGATCTCACGGGTTCCTGTGAGGCGGTGGTGTTCCCGAAGAGCTATGCGCGTCTCGCCGATCATCTGATGGCTGAGGCACGTTTGCTGATTTGGGCGGCAGTGGATCGCCGTGATGAACGCGTGCAGTTGATCGTGGATGACTGCAGAGCGATCGACGATTTGCGTCTTTTGCTGGTGGAACTCGATCCAGATCAGGCCTGTGATGTAGCGGTGCAGCACAAGTTGAGGGAGTGCCTCCATGCCCATCGACCAGATCAGGATGAGCTGGGTGTGAGGGTGCCTGTTGTTGCCGCTGTGCGTCGCGGTCCTGAGGTCAAATATGTTCGCCTCGGCCCACAATTCTGCGTGAAGGATGTGGTGGCAGCGCGCCAACACCTGCAAGACAGCTCTTTCACCGTGAGCTGCAGTGATCCCTTGATGAATTAA
- a CDS encoding DMT family transporter codes for MDGIVNRIPMDRAMQGLLATIRGSQSTKDWRAGLSLIGAALAFSLMTVCVKHLGGRLPVAQIVLIRSVISIVITWTMLARLRVSPWGHQKGLLIVRGVLGTVALLLFFQALAALPLAAATLLQYTYPTLTALCAWALLGEPIRKRISLAILLGLIGVLLVVQPEWIGQDGASLPAMAASIGLGGALMTALAYVSVRQLSAREHPLVIVFYFPLVSVPATLPLLINTMVQPTRTDWIWLLGVGLFTQLGQVWLTQGLTALPAARATSINYVQVVFATLWGVLFFAESITGTVVVGALCVLGATLISLSARQTVKPDQSPADT; via the coding sequence ATGGATGGCATCGTTAACCGGATTCCCATGGACCGAGCGATGCAGGGCCTGCTAGCGACCATCCGAGGGTCTCAGTCAACGAAGGACTGGAGAGCAGGACTATCCCTGATCGGGGCAGCGCTCGCCTTCAGCTTGATGACCGTATGCGTTAAGCACCTGGGCGGCCGCTTGCCAGTAGCGCAGATCGTGCTGATCCGCTCCGTGATCAGCATCGTGATCACCTGGACGATGCTGGCGCGTCTACGGGTGTCGCCCTGGGGACACCAGAAGGGACTGCTGATCGTGCGCGGGGTGCTGGGGACTGTTGCGCTGCTGCTGTTCTTCCAGGCTCTGGCGGCTCTACCCCTGGCGGCTGCGACGCTGTTGCAATACACCTACCCCACCCTCACGGCTCTCTGCGCTTGGGCGCTGCTGGGTGAGCCGATCCGCAAGCGAATCAGCCTGGCGATCCTGCTGGGACTGATCGGTGTGCTGCTCGTCGTGCAGCCGGAATGGATTGGGCAGGATGGGGCCAGTCTCCCGGCAATGGCGGCATCGATCGGCCTCGGTGGAGCGCTGATGACCGCTTTGGCCTACGTAAGCGTGCGGCAGCTCTCGGCGCGGGAGCATCCGCTGGTGATCGTGTTTTATTTCCCGTTGGTATCGGTGCCAGCAACCCTGCCCTTGTTGATCAACACGATGGTGCAGCCCACCAGAACCGACTGGATCTGGCTGCTGGGCGTTGGTTTGTTCACGCAGTTAGGACAGGTGTGGCTGACGCAAGGGCTCACGGCCCTACCGGCGGCGCGAGCCACCTCCATCAATTACGTGCAGGTGGTCTTTGCCACGCTCTGGGGTGTGCTGTTTTTCGCCGAATCGATCACCGGAACCGTGGTGGTGGGAGCACTCTGCGTGTTGGGTGCCACCTTGATCAGCCTCAGCGCCCGGCAGACGGTCAAGCCGGATCAATCGCCAGCGGATACGTAA
- the dnaG gene encoding DNA primase: MAMPRLHPRTIEAVKERADIVDVVGEHVVLKKKGREFVGICPFHDDSKPSMTVSPAKQFYYCFSCGAGGNSIKFLMEFQRQSFSDVVLDLARRYQLPVETVDGPQQERLKQQLSRRDKLHRALTLAAGWFRSQLRTSEGADALRYLRETRGLNEATLEQFELGYAPDQWDGLLKHLQQVEGLAPELLEAAGLVVPRKGGNGFYDRFRHRVMVPIRDRQGRVIGFGGRSLDGSEPKYLNSPETEVFEKGKHLFGLDRASSAIRKDDRAVVVEGYFDVIALHAAGVTNAVASLGTALSGQQITQLCRCSDGKRIVLNFDADGAGVRAANRAIGEVEQLALQGQLELRVLHLPSGKDPDEFLKDHGAADYRALLDQAPLWLDWQIEQVLEGRDLTKADQFQRSVSALVELLGKLPQSAIRTHYIQQVAERLSGGQGRLALQLEEDLRQQVQGQRWHGRSARHEKAGEASQRERCEAEILRLYLHCPSYRGAIRQELRRRELEDFALQHHRLLWSEITDLEEGNLGSMRLESISRGEDRGDALADLDLPRLLTDQLLLESSDLVGRLTPLLEPGELQRVALARPMEQLRGTAAMLERQKSHKRCRHLLEAWTGQRLETLERCIAVLIDQEKDQKSTEVIDMEQRIQGMFEDLNAEALRFQELYYSERRHIQHLDQQRCAGYALEAQPPSGSDAAEQPAPSVNG; encoded by the coding sequence ATGGCTATGCCCCGCCTTCATCCCCGCACCATCGAGGCCGTCAAAGAGCGCGCCGACATCGTTGATGTGGTGGGCGAGCACGTGGTGCTCAAGAAAAAAGGTCGGGAGTTTGTCGGCATCTGTCCGTTCCACGACGACAGCAAGCCGTCGATGACCGTGTCACCGGCGAAGCAGTTCTACTACTGCTTTTCCTGTGGAGCTGGGGGGAATTCCATCAAGTTCCTGATGGAGTTTCAGCGCCAGAGCTTCAGCGATGTGGTGCTGGATCTGGCTCGCCGATATCAGCTGCCGGTGGAAACCGTTGATGGACCGCAGCAGGAGCGTCTCAAACAACAGTTGTCACGCCGCGACAAGTTGCATCGCGCTTTGACGCTTGCGGCGGGTTGGTTCCGTTCGCAGCTCAGAACATCCGAGGGGGCTGATGCCCTGCGCTATCTGCGTGAGACACGCGGTTTGAACGAAGCCACGCTCGAACAGTTCGAGCTCGGGTATGCACCCGATCAATGGGATGGATTGCTCAAGCACCTCCAGCAGGTGGAGGGACTCGCTCCCGAGCTCCTGGAAGCTGCGGGTCTGGTTGTGCCGCGTAAAGGCGGTAATGGCTTCTACGACCGTTTCCGTCATCGCGTGATGGTCCCCATCCGCGATCGTCAGGGCCGTGTGATCGGCTTCGGCGGTCGCAGTTTGGATGGAAGCGAGCCGAAATATCTCAACTCCCCTGAAACAGAGGTGTTCGAGAAGGGCAAGCATCTGTTTGGTCTCGACCGGGCGTCATCAGCGATCCGCAAAGACGACCGGGCTGTGGTGGTCGAGGGTTATTTCGATGTGATTGCCCTGCACGCTGCTGGGGTGACCAATGCCGTGGCTTCTCTTGGGACAGCACTCAGTGGTCAGCAGATCACGCAGCTGTGTCGCTGCAGTGACGGCAAGCGCATCGTGCTCAATTTCGATGCGGACGGCGCGGGTGTCCGCGCTGCCAATCGTGCCATCGGAGAAGTTGAACAGTTGGCCCTTCAAGGGCAGCTGGAGCTGCGGGTGTTGCACCTGCCATCCGGCAAGGATCCAGATGAATTTCTCAAGGACCATGGCGCCGCTGACTACCGCGCCTTGCTGGACCAGGCACCGCTCTGGCTGGATTGGCAGATCGAACAGGTTCTCGAGGGCAGAGATCTCACGAAGGCTGACCAGTTCCAGCGTTCGGTGTCTGCCCTGGTTGAGCTGCTCGGCAAGTTGCCCCAGTCAGCGATTCGTACCCACTACATCCAGCAGGTGGCGGAACGCCTCAGTGGTGGCCAGGGGCGCTTGGCCCTACAGCTGGAAGAGGATCTGCGCCAACAGGTGCAGGGGCAGCGTTGGCACGGCCGTTCCGCTCGCCATGAAAAAGCCGGTGAAGCCAGTCAGCGTGAGCGCTGTGAAGCGGAGATTCTGCGGCTTTATCTGCACTGCCCCTCGTACCGTGGCGCCATCCGTCAGGAACTGAGACGACGGGAGCTGGAGGATTTCGCCTTGCAGCACCATCGGCTGCTCTGGTCTGAGATAACGGATTTGGAAGAGGGCAATCTCGGCAGCATGCGCCTGGAGTCGATCAGTCGCGGAGAGGATCGAGGCGACGCGCTTGCAGACCTTGATCTGCCTCGCCTGCTCACGGATCAGCTGCTCCTGGAAAGCAGTGATCTCGTGGGACGCTTAACCCCTCTTTTGGAGCCAGGAGAGCTGCAGCGTGTCGCTTTGGCACGACCCATGGAGCAGCTGCGGGGGACGGCTGCCATGTTGGAGCGACAGAAAAGCCACAAACGCTGTCGGCATCTGCTTGAAGCTTGGACTGGTCAACGGTTGGAGACGCTCGAGCGCTGCATTGCTGTGCTGATTGACCAAGAAAAAGATCAGAAGTCCACCGAAGTGATCGACATGGAACAACGCATCCAAGGCATGTTTGAAGATCTCAATGCTGAAGCGCTGCGTTTTCAGGAGCTTTATTACAGCGAGCGTCGCCACATCCAGCACCTCGATCAGCAGCGATGTGCCGGCTACGCCCTGGAAGCACAGCCTCCGTCTGGTTCCGATGCGGCTGAACAACCGGCCCCATCGGTCAACGGTTGA
- the rpsO gene encoding 30S ribosomal protein S15, which yields MSLDTTEKQQLINTHQTHATDTGSAEVQVAMLSERISKLSSHLQQNIHDYSSRQGLLKMIGRRKRLLSYVRGKSEQRYTSLIAKLGIRG from the coding sequence ATGTCGCTCGATACCACTGAAAAGCAGCAGCTGATCAACACCCACCAAACCCACGCCACCGACACGGGATCGGCAGAGGTTCAGGTGGCGATGTTGAGCGAGCGCATCTCGAAGCTCAGCAGCCACCTGCAGCAGAACATCCACGACTATTCCTCCCGTCAGGGTCTGCTGAAGATGATCGGCCGGCGCAAGCGCCTGCTCAGCTACGTGCGTGGCAAGAGCGAACAGCGTTACACGAGCCTGATCGCCAAACTGGGCATCCGCGGCTGA
- the ruvA gene encoding Holliday junction branch migration protein RuvA, which translates to MIGWLQGERIQAWEQGGRHGLVIACAGVGYEVQLTRRDQTSLSGDSCTLWIHQVHREDGSHLYGFPLQMDRDLFRTLIGVNGVGPQVALSLLDSCTAADLVTAIIEGDLKRLTQAQGVGKRTAERIAVELRDRLGSWAPSSEEPALSLVDRSDIQALPIHPESLQELQLTLETLGYEDLEIRRAMRAVASATECPAANDPEGWLRASLRWLSQSA; encoded by the coding sequence GTGATCGGCTGGCTTCAAGGCGAACGCATCCAGGCCTGGGAACAGGGCGGACGACACGGGCTGGTGATCGCTTGCGCAGGCGTGGGCTATGAGGTGCAACTCACCCGTCGGGATCAAACATCGCTTAGCGGAGACAGCTGCACACTCTGGATCCATCAGGTCCATCGCGAAGACGGCTCGCACTTGTACGGATTCCCTTTGCAGATGGATCGGGATCTGTTCAGGACTTTGATTGGCGTCAATGGTGTTGGTCCACAGGTGGCGCTTTCATTGCTTGACAGCTGCACAGCCGCCGATTTGGTGACCGCCATCATTGAAGGCGATCTGAAACGCCTGACGCAGGCACAAGGTGTTGGCAAGCGCACGGCAGAGAGGATCGCCGTGGAGCTACGGGATCGCTTGGGTTCATGGGCACCGAGCAGTGAAGAACCCGCTCTGTCACTCGTCGATCGCAGCGACATCCAAGCTCTGCCGATCCATCCGGAATCGCTGCAGGAACTTCAGCTCACCCTGGAAACGCTCGGCTACGAAGACCTGGAAATCCGTCGTGCGATGCGAGCCGTTGCCTCGGCCACGGAGTGTCCTGCCGCCAACGACCCTGAGGGTTGGTTGCGGGCCAGCTTGCGCTGGTTGAGCCAATCGGCTTGA